A single window of Alistipes sp. ZOR0009 DNA harbors:
- a CDS encoding YebC/PmpR family DNA-binding transcriptional regulator, whose protein sequence is MGRAFEYRKARKLKRWGTMARTFTKLGKEIVMAVKTGGPDPTSNSRLRVLIQNAKAANMPKENVERAIKKATTKEQEDYKEIAYEGYGPHGIAVIIETATDNPTRTVANVRSYFNKCNGSLGTSGSVSFMFEHKCHFKVKAKEGIDIEELELEMIDFGADEIFADTEEGNIEIYGEFETFGNIQKYLEQNEFEIVSAEFERIPTDTKELNADQQADIEKLLAKFEEDDDVTNVFHNMKESDSE, encoded by the coding sequence ATGGGAAGAGCATTTGAATATCGTAAAGCACGAAAATTGAAGCGTTGGGGCACAATGGCCCGCACGTTTACAAAGCTTGGAAAAGAGATTGTAATGGCCGTAAAAACGGGTGGCCCAGATCCAACCTCAAACTCACGCTTGAGAGTGCTCATTCAAAACGCGAAGGCGGCGAACATGCCTAAAGAAAACGTTGAGCGAGCAATCAAAAAGGCAACGACCAAGGAGCAGGAAGACTACAAGGAGATTGCTTACGAAGGTTACGGCCCTCACGGTATTGCTGTGATCATTGAAACGGCTACAGACAACCCAACCCGTACGGTTGCCAACGTTCGCAGTTACTTCAACAAATGCAACGGTTCGCTCGGAACTTCAGGAAGCGTTTCCTTCATGTTCGAGCACAAGTGCCACTTTAAAGTAAAAGCTAAAGAAGGTATAGATATCGAAGAGCTCGAGCTTGAGATGATCGATTTTGGTGCTGACGAAATTTTTGCGGATACAGAAGAAGGGAATATTGAGATTTACGGAGAATTTGAAACCTTCGGGAATATCCAAAAATACCTCGAGCAAAACGAATTCGAAATTGTAAGCGCCGAATTTGAAAGAATCCCAACTGACACCAAAGAGCTAAACGCCGATCAGCAGGCTGACATCGAAAAGCTGCTGGCTAAATTTGAGGAAGACGATGATGTTACCAACGTTTTCCACAACATGAAGGAATCGGACTCAGAATAA